The DNA region GCCCAGCCGTCGTCCCGTGGCAGGCGTGGCCGGCCGTCGGGGAAGCGCCGATGACCGGTATCGAAGAGCTGCTGCTCAGCCGCATCCGTGACGTCCCGGACCATCCGGAGCCGGGAGTGACGTTCAAGGACATCACCCCGCTCCTGGCCGACCCGGCGGCGTTCACGGCGCTCACCGACGCGCTGGCCGAGATCAGTGTCCGCAGCGGTGCCACGAAGATCGTCGGCCTGGAGGCCCGCGGCTTCATCCTGGGCGCGCCCGTCGCGGTCCGCGCCGGACTCGGCTTCATCCCCGTGCGCAAGGCGGGCAAGCTCCCCGGAGCGACCCTCGGCCAGACGTACGACCTGGAGTACGGCTCGGCCGAGATCGAGGTGCACG from Streptomyces sp. NBC_00258 includes:
- a CDS encoding adenine phosphoribosyltransferase, which encodes MTGIEELLLSRIRDVPDHPEPGVTFKDITPLLADPAAFTALTDALAEISVRSGATKIVGLEARGFILGAPVAVRAGLGFIPVRKAGKLPGATLGQTYDLEYGSAEIEVHAEDLSADDRVMVVDDVLATGGTAEASLQLIRRAGARVAGVAVLMELGFLGGRARLEPALDGAPLEALLKV